In Oceanithermus desulfurans, a single window of DNA contains:
- a CDS encoding DUF1800 domain-containing protein has translation MGGTLTACGRLGARAKYRGPFGRYEATHLLRRAAARGNADEADNLAAMGLERAVDAVLDTPDLPTEQEPAYFDDANYVHEWVNHWLTTQTPLAERLTLFWHGHFATEASKTGAWNTYHKINKLRELSLSSFRDLLYMIAEDPAMLIYLDNDDSTKEHPNENWARELMELFTLGEGHYTEKDIQEIARAFTGWRVSYEDGHHYFLFYGEVHDFEPKTILGQRVHNTFNPLFEGYEVLDILLAKDQTYRFIAGKLLRYFFHPEPTQEMVNVGADVLKGGTVRDFLKWLFMHPDFYAEETRNALVKSPLEYAVGLLYAAGKREVPMDSDLSYWLRARLDQDPYNPPDVSGWPLANTDWLPDASLLQRLKFIDFATQPPDSGPPPGPIDYSVFMDGAVNPLSLVAPEAQLL, from the coding sequence GTGGGCGGCACGCTGACCGCCTGTGGCCGCCTGGGGGCCCGCGCCAAGTACCGTGGCCCCTTCGGGCGCTACGAGGCCACGCACCTGCTGCGCCGCGCTGCCGCCCGCGGCAACGCCGACGAGGCCGACAATCTGGCCGCGATGGGGCTCGAGCGCGCGGTGGACGCCGTGCTCGACACCCCCGACCTGCCCACCGAACAGGAGCCCGCCTACTTCGACGACGCCAACTACGTGCACGAGTGGGTGAACCACTGGCTCACCACCCAGACGCCCCTGGCCGAACGCCTGACCCTCTTCTGGCACGGCCACTTCGCCACCGAAGCCTCCAAGACCGGCGCCTGGAACACCTACCACAAGATCAACAAGCTGCGCGAGCTCAGCCTCTCCTCCTTCCGCGACCTCCTCTACATGATCGCCGAGGACCCGGCGATGCTCATCTACCTCGACAACGACGACAGCACCAAGGAGCACCCCAACGAGAACTGGGCCCGGGAGCTGATGGAGCTGTTCACCCTGGGCGAGGGGCACTACACCGAGAAGGACATCCAGGAGATCGCCCGCGCCTTCACCGGCTGGCGCGTCAGCTACGAGGACGGCCACCACTACTTCCTCTTCTACGGCGAGGTGCACGACTTCGAACCCAAGACCATCCTCGGCCAGCGGGTGCACAACACCTTCAACCCGCTCTTCGAGGGCTACGAGGTCCTCGACATCCTCCTCGCCAAGGACCAGACCTACCGCTTCATCGCCGGCAAGCTCCTCAGGTACTTCTTCCACCCCGAACCCACCCAGGAGATGGTCAACGTCGGCGCCGACGTGCTCAAGGGCGGCACCGTGCGCGACTTCCTCAAGTGGCTCTTCATGCACCCCGACTTCTACGCCGAGGAGACCCGCAACGCGCTGGTCAAGAGCCCGCTCGAGTACGCCGTCGGCCTCCTCTACGCCGCCGGCAAGCGTGAAGTGCCCATGGACAGCGACCTCTCCTACTGGTTGCGGGCGCGCCTCGACCAGGACCCCTACAACCCGCCCGACGTCTCGGGCTGGCCGCTCGCCAACACCGACTGGCTCCCCGACGCCTCGCTGCTGCAGCGCCTCAAGTTCATCGACTTCGCCACCCAGCCCCCCGACAGCGGACCCCCGCCGGGACCCATCGACTACTCGGTCTTCATGGACGGAGCCGTCAACCCGCTCAGCCTGGTTGCGCCCGAGGCGCAGCTGCTCTAG
- a CDS encoding PEGA domain-containing protein gives MRRWLFLLLWSLAGAAMAQATISPQGIIVNPTPGDLTVTVWVDKDPGRSGNAVYKIGEPIRIGVEVNRDAYVYLFNVNADGSVDLILPNAYDRNNRLRAGETRTYPPKGARYEFTITGPEGENYVLALASLRPLSLGELADVKSGRVNLRGLRNLSQTLSIIVRPVPNREWATDAIRYFVGRRAPPPPATGTLTVESSPGGAKVFIDGAYRGRTPLALELRPGMHDVELRLEGYEPYRARVQVRAGQTTRLSPRLVRTVRTGTLSVDSSPQGAQVYVDGDPVGRTPVQLALDEGMHDVELRLEGYEPYRARVQVRAGQTTRLSPRLVAVVRTGTLEVTSTPDGAEVYVDGAYRGRTRLLMELDAGMHDVEVRLDGYTSYRARVRVDPGATTRVYARLTAAKATLDLSVNVDAQVFLDGYFLGKTKNGRLVAKVSPGSRELVVLAPGYHVYVETVRLEAGGYHKFVVRLQRIR, from the coding sequence ATGCGCAGATGGCTATTCCTGCTGCTTTGGTCGCTGGCCGGGGCGGCGATGGCCCAGGCGACGATCTCGCCCCAGGGCATCATCGTCAACCCCACCCCGGGCGACCTCACCGTCACCGTCTGGGTGGACAAGGACCCGGGACGCAGCGGCAACGCCGTATACAAGATTGGTGAGCCTATCCGTATCGGCGTCGAGGTGAACCGCGACGCCTACGTCTACCTGTTCAACGTCAACGCCGACGGCAGCGTCGACCTGATCCTGCCGAACGCCTACGACCGCAACAACCGCCTGCGCGCCGGCGAGACCCGCACCTACCCGCCCAAGGGGGCGCGCTACGAGTTCACCATCACCGGACCCGAAGGCGAGAACTACGTGCTGGCGCTGGCCTCGCTGCGGCCGCTCTCGCTGGGCGAGCTCGCCGACGTGAAGAGCGGGCGCGTGAACCTGAGGGGGCTGCGCAACCTGTCGCAGACCCTCTCGATCATCGTGCGTCCCGTGCCCAACCGCGAGTGGGCGACCGACGCGATCCGCTACTTCGTGGGCCGCCGCGCGCCGCCGCCGCCGGCGACGGGCACGCTGACGGTCGAGTCCAGCCCCGGCGGCGCCAAGGTGTTCATCGACGGCGCCTACCGCGGGCGCACGCCGCTGGCGCTCGAGCTGCGGCCGGGCATGCACGACGTGGAACTGCGCCTCGAGGGCTACGAGCCCTACCGCGCCCGCGTCCAGGTGCGCGCCGGCCAGACCACCCGCCTCAGCCCGCGGCTGGTGCGGACGGTACGGACCGGAACGCTGTCCGTCGACTCCTCGCCGCAGGGGGCCCAGGTGTACGTCGACGGCGACCCGGTCGGCCGCACCCCGGTCCAGCTGGCGCTGGACGAGGGGATGCACGACGTGGAGCTGCGCCTCGAGGGCTACGAGCCCTACCGCGCCCGCGTCCAGGTGCGCGCCGGCCAGACCACCCGCCTGAGCCCGCGCCTCGTCGCGGTGGTGCGCACCGGGACCCTCGAGGTCACCTCCACCCCCGACGGCGCCGAGGTCTACGTGGACGGCGCCTACCGCGGGCGCACGCGGCTCCTGATGGAGCTCGACGCCGGGATGCACGACGTCGAGGTGCGCCTGGACGGCTACACGAGCTACCGGGCCCGGGTCCGCGTCGACCCCGGCGCGACCACGCGGGTCTACGCCCGCCTGACCGCGGCGAAGGCGACGCTCGACCTCAGCGTCAACGTCGACGCCCAGGTCTTCCTCGACGGCTACTTCCTGGGCAAGACCAAGAACGGCCGGCTGGTCGCCAAGGTCTCGCCGGGCAGCCGCGAGCTCGTCGTCCTCGCTCCGGGGTACCACGTCTACGTGGAGACGGTCCGCCTCGAGGCGGGAGGCTACCACAAGTTCGTGGTGCGGCTGCAGCGCATCCGCTGA
- a CDS encoding VanZ family protein: MNRVFLLLALAWAALIFAASSQPGSSVGLPPPWDKLAHLVTYAVLAGLLRAGGLAPVAALAAAALYGLSDEWHQSFVPGRDASLGDWTADVAGAVLALWLFHRKK, translated from the coding sequence TTGAACCGGGTCTTTCTGCTGCTCGCCCTCGCCTGGGCGGCGCTGATCTTCGCCGCCTCCAGCCAGCCCGGCAGCAGCGTCGGCCTGCCGCCGCCCTGGGACAAGCTGGCCCACCTGGTCACCTACGCGGTGCTCGCGGGGCTGCTGCGCGCCGGCGGACTGGCCCCCGTCGCGGCGCTCGCCGCGGCCGCGCTCTACGGCCTCAGCGACGAGTGGCACCAGTCGTTCGTGCCGGGCCGCGACGCCAGCCTGGGCGACTGGACCGCCGACGTGGCGGGGGCGGTGCTGGCCTTGTGGCTTTTCCATCGGAAAAAGTAG
- a CDS encoding bactofilin family protein produces MFGRKPSPQPKPGGSSQAPTFVAAGTQIHGDLKAKGPVRVDGVILGSLLIDGDLEIAPGGRIEGDEVRARNILVNGEVRAKIIADGKLTLTKRARVEGDVVAKALDIEAGATFVGRSVTGDGKQLPPTVTSETPPKGKQPPAKED; encoded by the coding sequence ATGTTCGGTCGCAAACCCTCCCCCCAACCCAAGCCGGGCGGTTCCTCCCAGGCCCCCACCTTCGTCGCCGCGGGCACCCAGATCCACGGCGACCTCAAGGCCAAGGGTCCGGTCCGCGTGGACGGCGTGATCCTCGGCTCCCTGCTCATCGACGGCGACCTGGAGATCGCCCCGGGCGGCCGCATCGAGGGCGACGAGGTGCGGGCGCGCAACATCCTGGTCAACGGCGAGGTGCGGGCCAAGATCATCGCCGACGGCAAGCTGACCCTGACCAAACGCGCCCGCGTGGAGGGCGACGTCGTGGCCAAGGCGCTCGACATCGAGGCGGGCGCGACCTTCGTGGGCCGCAGCGTGACCGGCGACGGCAAGCAGCTCCCCCCGACGGTCACCTCGGAGACCCCGCCCAAGGGCAAGCAGCCACCCGCTAAGGAGGATTAA
- a CDS encoding M23 family metallopeptidase: protein MKRRVNERYTILITRTGREPLVVSFRPLALLLAALIVLVWTAASGYAYYKLNALHDTQQRLELLSEQARQLGLELAAERNRNENLAGQAAKMLEELDTLESEINRLRERAGLPKLELTPVNGRTPASEGQGGGGRPLSAEDLYNLTADRLKTLLSDLNGEVEPALQETLAKEAARPVGYPLKVDTYIASGFGTRRNPFGRGYEFHDGLDLPAWYGTPIYATAPGKVIEAGWSNIFGRYVKIDHGYGYRTLYGHMSKILVKRGQTVERGQVIGKVGSTGRSSGPHVHYSVFVWGKAVNPVPYLKAPSYANR, encoded by the coding sequence TGGCCGCCTTGATCGTGCTCGTCTGGACCGCGGCCAGCGGCTACGCCTATTACAAGCTGAACGCGCTGCACGACACCCAGCAGCGCCTCGAGCTGCTTTCCGAGCAGGCGCGGCAGCTGGGCCTGGAGCTGGCGGCCGAGCGCAACCGCAACGAGAACCTGGCGGGTCAGGCGGCGAAGATGCTCGAGGAGCTGGACACCCTCGAGTCCGAGATCAACCGCCTGCGCGAACGCGCCGGTCTGCCCAAGCTCGAGCTGACGCCGGTGAACGGGCGCACCCCCGCCTCCGAGGGCCAGGGCGGCGGCGGCCGGCCGCTCTCCGCCGAGGACCTCTACAACCTCACCGCCGACCGGCTCAAGACGCTGCTGAGCGACCTCAACGGCGAGGTCGAGCCCGCCCTCCAGGAAACCCTGGCCAAGGAAGCCGCGCGGCCCGTCGGTTACCCGCTCAAGGTCGACACCTACATCGCCTCCGGCTTCGGCACCCGCCGCAACCCCTTCGGCCGCGGTTACGAGTTCCACGACGGCCTCGACCTGCCCGCCTGGTACGGCACCCCGATCTACGCCACCGCTCCGGGCAAGGTGATCGAGGCCGGCTGGTCGAACATCTTCGGCCGCTACGTCAAGATCGACCACGGCTACGGCTACCGCACCCTCTACGGGCACATGTCCAAGATCCTGGTCAAGCGCGGTCAGACCGTCGAGCGCGGCCAGGTGATCGGCAAGGTGGGCAGCACCGGGCGCTCCAGCGGCCCCCACGTCCACTACTCCGTCTTCGTCTGGGGCAAGGCCGTCAACCCGGTCCCCTACCTCAAGGCTCCCAGCTACGCAAACCGGTAA
- the accD gene encoding acetyl-CoA carboxylase, carboxyltransferase subunit beta, giving the protein MALDRLFRRRRTRGGGRDVPELWLKCPACEAQIYKKDLEANLMVCPECGYHFRMGVEERVRLLADEGSFEPTTGHVLPEDPLRFRDTEPYTERLARYQQKTGRPDAIYGGTCTVEGVPAVLLAMDYAFAGGSMGSVVGEEIARGAERAAAEGRALVIVAASGGARMQEAALSLMQMAKTTMALDRLWERRLPYVSILTDPTTGGVTASFATLADVILAEPGALIGFAGPRVIKQTIRQDLPEGFQRSEFLLQHGLLDRVVPRSELKATLARILRLLHPEGAQADGA; this is encoded by the coding sequence ATGGCCCTGGACCGGCTGTTCCGCCGCCGCCGGACGCGGGGAGGCGGACGCGACGTACCCGAGCTCTGGCTCAAGTGCCCCGCCTGCGAGGCGCAGATCTACAAGAAGGACCTCGAGGCCAACCTGATGGTCTGCCCCGAGTGCGGCTACCACTTCCGCATGGGCGTGGAGGAGCGGGTCCGCCTGCTGGCCGACGAGGGCAGCTTCGAGCCGACGACCGGGCACGTCCTGCCGGAGGACCCGCTGCGCTTCCGCGACACCGAGCCCTACACCGAACGCCTGGCCCGTTACCAGCAGAAGACGGGCCGCCCCGACGCCATCTACGGCGGCACCTGCACCGTGGAGGGGGTGCCGGCGGTGCTCCTGGCCATGGACTACGCCTTCGCCGGGGGCTCGATGGGTTCGGTCGTCGGTGAGGAGATCGCGCGGGGTGCCGAGCGGGCCGCGGCCGAGGGCCGCGCCCTGGTGATCGTCGCCGCTTCCGGCGGGGCGCGCATGCAGGAGGCCGCGCTCTCGCTGATGCAGATGGCCAAGACCACGATGGCGCTCGACCGCCTCTGGGAGCGCCGGTTGCCGTACGTCTCCATCCTTACCGACCCCACGACCGGCGGGGTGACGGCCAGCTTCGCCACGCTGGCCGACGTCATCCTGGCCGAGCCGGGCGCGCTGATCGGCTTCGCCGGGCCGCGCGTCATCAAGCAGACGATCCGCCAGGACCTCCCCGAGGGCTTCCAGCGCTCCGAGTTCCTGCTGCAGCACGGCCTCCTCGACCGGGTGGTGCCGCGGTCCGAGCTGAAGGCCACGCTGGCGCGGATCCTCCGCCTGCTGCACCCCGAAGGAGCCCAGGCCGATGGCGCTTGA
- a CDS encoding YdeI/OmpD-associated family protein, whose product MEQGERARLEAELAAHPAALAAWRALAPSHQAEWLRYLTEARRAETRTRRRRKVREAMETRAAAGRGRAE is encoded by the coding sequence GTGGAACAAGGCGAACGCGCCCGGCTGGAAGCGGAGCTGGCGGCGCACCCCGCCGCGCTCGCCGCCTGGCGGGCGCTGGCCCCCTCGCACCAGGCGGAGTGGCTGCGCTACCTAACCGAGGCCCGGCGCGCCGAGACCCGGACGCGCCGGCGCCGCAAGGTGCGGGAGGCGATGGAAACCCGCGCCGCCGCGGGCCGCGGTCGGGCAGAATGA
- a CDS encoding ferredoxin: MAHIICEPCVGVKDKACVEVCPVECIYEAPAEYDMLYIHPEECIDCGACVPACPVSAIFPEEDVPEQWKSYIDLNYKLAGLK; this comes from the coding sequence ATGGCCCATATCATCTGTGAACCCTGTGTTGGCGTCAAAGACAAGGCCTGCGTCGAGGTCTGCCCCGTCGAGTGCATTTACGAGGCGCCTGCCGAGTACGACATGCTGTACATCCACCCCGAGGAATGCATCGACTGCGGCGCCTGTGTTCCCGCCTGCCCGGTCTCGGCCATCTTCCCCGAGGAGGACGTGCCCGAGCAGTGGAAGAGCTACATCGACCTGAACTACAAACTGGCCGGCTTGAAGTAG
- a CDS encoding cold-shock protein encodes MEKGKVKWFNAEKGYGFIEREGGSDVFVHFSAINSSGFRTLNEGDVVEFEVEDGPKGPSAANVTVVESAGY; translated from the coding sequence ATGGAAAAAGGTAAAGTGAAGTGGTTCAACGCGGAAAAAGGCTACGGTTTCATTGAGCGCGAAGGTGGCAGCGATGTGTTCGTGCACTTCAGCGCCATCAACTCCTCGGGTTTCCGCACCCTCAACGAAGGCGACGTCGTGGAGTTCGAAGTGGAAGACGGCCCCAAGGGCCCCTCGGCCGCGAACGTGACCGTGGTGGAGTCCGCGGGCTACTAG
- a CDS encoding DinB family protein: MEPYAQEFRRYRGMLEEAVAQLDDEALFARLGPGENAVADLWKHLAGNLRSRFTNFLSEDGEKSWREREAEFDASGSSRDELERGWREAWAILEREALALGEGDRARRVTIRGVAFSVEEALARSLAHLAYHVGQIVLLGRHLKGPEWRFLTIPPGESDRYNQNPDKERG; encoded by the coding sequence ATGGAACCCTACGCACAGGAATTCCGGAGGTACCGAGGCATGCTCGAGGAAGCGGTGGCCCAGCTCGACGACGAGGCGCTGTTCGCCCGCCTGGGCCCCGGGGAGAACGCGGTGGCCGACCTTTGGAAGCACCTCGCGGGCAACCTGCGCTCCCGCTTCACGAACTTCCTCAGCGAGGACGGCGAGAAGTCCTGGCGCGAGCGCGAGGCCGAGTTCGACGCCTCCGGATCGAGCCGGGACGAGCTGGAGCGCGGCTGGCGCGAGGCGTGGGCGATCCTGGAACGGGAGGCGCTGGCGCTCGGCGAGGGGGACCGCGCCCGGCGGGTCACGATCCGCGGGGTGGCCTTCAGCGTGGAGGAGGCGCTGGCGCGGTCGCTGGCGCACCTGGCCTACCACGTGGGCCAGATCGTGCTGCTGGGGCGGCACCTGAAGGGGCCCGAGTGGCGCTTTCTGACGATCCCGCCGGGGGAGAGCGACCGTTACAACCAGAACCCCGACAAGGAGCGGGGTTGA
- a CDS encoding acetyl-CoA carboxylase carboxyltransferase subunit alpha, with protein sequence MALEFEQPILELESRIRELREYAQEKGVDLSDEIALLEQKLERLQKETFANLSRWQRVQLARAPGRPTTLDIVENVFEDFIELHGDRAFADDPAIVGGLARFRGRSVVVVGHQKGKTTKENIHRNFGMPHPEGYRKAMRMMDLADRFGFPFVSLVDTPGAYPGVSAEERGQAWVIAQSIQRMGRLRVPAVAVILGEGGSGGALAIAVGNRVLIMENAWYSVISPESCAAILWRDAAQAEQAADALKLTAHDLRELGVVDRVIPEPGGGAHRHPERAMQALAEALAEELAELERLTPEELLEDRYRRFRQMGAVREA encoded by the coding sequence ATGGCGCTTGAGTTTGAACAGCCGATCCTCGAGCTCGAATCGCGCATCCGCGAGCTGCGCGAGTACGCCCAGGAGAAGGGCGTCGATCTCTCCGACGAGATCGCGCTGCTGGAGCAGAAGCTCGAGCGGCTGCAGAAGGAGACCTTCGCCAACCTGAGCCGCTGGCAGCGGGTGCAGCTGGCCCGCGCGCCGGGCCGGCCCACCACCCTGGACATCGTCGAAAACGTCTTCGAAGACTTTATCGAGCTGCACGGCGACCGCGCCTTCGCCGACGACCCCGCCATCGTCGGCGGGCTGGCGCGCTTCCGCGGGCGCAGCGTCGTCGTCGTAGGGCATCAGAAGGGCAAGACGACCAAGGAGAACATCCACCGCAACTTCGGCATGCCCCACCCCGAGGGCTACCGCAAGGCCATGCGGATGATGGACCTTGCCGACCGCTTCGGTTTCCCCTTCGTCAGCCTGGTCGACACCCCCGGCGCCTACCCGGGGGTCTCCGCCGAGGAGCGCGGCCAGGCCTGGGTCATCGCCCAGTCGATCCAGCGCATGGGCCGGCTCAGGGTGCCGGCCGTCGCGGTCATCCTGGGCGAGGGGGGCTCGGGCGGGGCCCTCGCCATCGCCGTGGGCAACCGCGTGCTCATCATGGAGAACGCCTGGTACTCGGTCATCAGCCCCGAGTCCTGCGCCGCCATCCTCTGGCGCGACGCCGCCCAGGCGGAGCAGGCGGCCGACGCCCTCAAGCTGACCGCGCACGACCTGCGGGAGCTGGGGGTGGTCGACCGGGTGATCCCGGAGCCGGGCGGCGGAGCGCACCGCCACCCCGAGCGCGCCATGCAGGCCCTGGCGGAGGCGCTGGCCGAGGAGCTCGCGGAGCTCGAGCGGCTCACGCCCGAAGAGCTGCTCGAGGACCGCTACCGCCGCTTCCGCCAGATGGGCGCGGTCCGGGAAGCCTAA
- the mce gene encoding methylmalonyl-CoA epimerase, translating into MDLHHVGIATPEPEAMLERYRALGYTLEAEDELPQQGVRAYMLESGGHRLELLVPLDPETPVGRFLERRGPGLHHLAFATPDLERTLAELAAAGAPLIDEKPRRGFGGHRVAFVHPRWYGGVLVEFVEAGA; encoded by the coding sequence ATGGACCTGCACCACGTAGGCATCGCCACCCCGGAACCGGAGGCCATGCTCGAGCGCTACCGGGCGCTCGGCTACACGCTCGAAGCCGAGGACGAGCTGCCGCAGCAGGGCGTCCGCGCCTACATGCTGGAAAGCGGCGGCCACCGCCTCGAACTGCTCGTCCCGCTGGACCCCGAAACCCCCGTGGGCCGCTTCCTGGAGCGCCGCGGACCCGGCCTGCACCACCTGGCCTTCGCCACCCCCGACCTGGAGCGCACGCTGGCCGAGCTCGCGGCCGCGGGCGCCCCGCTCATCGACGAAAAACCGCGCCGCGGCTTCGGCGGGCACCGGGTGGCCTTCGTGCACCCGCGCTGGTACGGCGGCGTCCTCGTCGAGTTCGTCGAGGCGGGGGCTTGA
- a CDS encoding DUF1501 domain-containing protein, with protein MNRRSFIKRSLFTLAATGMVPSLFSRTALAAGGNGKILVLYHLFGGNDAVNTLIPYNQPEYAAYRPDIAIPAANVLDLGAPGMTLGLHPAMQPMVDDLWNNGQLALISQVGYPNHNRSHFVSTAIWNTGDPERPNKTGWLGGFIDEQNDPFCATNFGSTLPRALRGVHTSGLSIESIGGFGLGSSDWEQQLQSELQRQIQQVRSGTAEEVRRAMDHMLRSVDKVRGAQAGEFAPATTFPNSSYGRRFRDIARLIKYDFPSQVYYASSGGFDTHSGQGGVQGAQANLLAGLSEALSAFRQEMILQGKWNDVMVMVFSEFGRRAKQNASAGTDHGKGGVMFVTGGAVQGGVYGGEPNLAEEALDKGDLPVKVDFRSVYAAGAQFIGANPAELVGAEFTPINLV; from the coding sequence ATGAACCGCCGCAGCTTCATCAAACGCAGCCTGTTTACGCTCGCCGCCACCGGGATGGTGCCCTCGCTGTTCAGCCGCACCGCCCTGGCCGCGGGGGGCAACGGAAAGATCCTGGTGCTCTACCACCTCTTCGGGGGCAACGACGCGGTCAACACCCTGATCCCCTACAACCAGCCCGAGTACGCGGCCTACCGCCCCGACATCGCCATCCCGGCCGCGAACGTCCTCGACCTGGGCGCCCCGGGCATGACCCTGGGGTTGCACCCCGCCATGCAGCCCATGGTGGACGACCTCTGGAACAACGGCCAGCTGGCCCTGATCAGCCAGGTGGGCTACCCCAACCACAACCGCAGCCACTTCGTCTCCACCGCCATCTGGAACACCGGGGACCCCGAACGCCCCAACAAGACCGGCTGGCTCGGGGGCTTCATCGACGAGCAGAACGACCCCTTCTGCGCGACCAACTTCGGCTCCACCCTGCCCCGGGCGCTGCGCGGCGTACACACCTCGGGGCTGAGCATCGAAAGCATCGGCGGCTTCGGCCTGGGCAGCAGCGACTGGGAGCAGCAGCTGCAAAGCGAGCTGCAGCGCCAGATCCAGCAGGTCCGCAGCGGCACCGCCGAGGAGGTCCGCCGCGCCATGGACCACATGCTGCGCAGCGTGGACAAGGTGCGCGGCGCCCAGGCCGGCGAGTTCGCCCCGGCCACCACCTTCCCCAACAGCAGCTACGGCCGCCGCTTCCGCGACATCGCCCGCCTGATCAAGTACGACTTCCCCTCCCAGGTCTACTACGCCTCCTCGGGCGGCTTCGACACCCACTCGGGCCAGGGCGGGGTGCAGGGCGCTCAGGCCAACCTGCTCGCGGGCCTCTCCGAGGCGCTCTCGGCCTTCCGCCAGGAGATGATCCTTCAGGGCAAGTGGAACGACGTGATGGTGATGGTCTTCAGCGAGTTCGGCCGCCGCGCCAAGCAGAACGCCTCGGCCGGCACCGACCACGGCAAGGGCGGGGTGATGTTCGTCACCGGCGGCGCCGTCCAGGGCGGCGTCTACGGCGGCGAGCCCAACCTCGCCGAGGAAGCCCTCGACAAGGGCGACCTGCCGGTGAAGGTCGACTTCCGCAGCGTCTACGCCGCGGGGGCGCAGTTCATCGGGGCCAACCCTGCGGAGCTGGTCGGCGCGGAGTTCACCCCCATCAACCTGGTCTGA
- the mobA gene encoding molybdenum cofactor guanylyltransferase, translated as MDAIVLAGGSPEDPLAARYGVPSKTLAPVRGRPMVEFTLEALKATPEVDRIVYVGPVPAQGLVPAPDAVLPDQGSLLANLESGLAEARSARVIVASGDNPFITLEAVRDLLERAPEAALVYPIVPKAAVEARWPGMRRTYARLRDGVFTGGNLILLDKALFERALPMARKIVALRKKPLALAGTVGWGVLLKLLLGRLTIADVERRAEQLFGMPMRALVTNHAEVGVDADSEEDIRWFEGEDARANGS; from the coding sequence GTGGACGCAATCGTGCTCGCGGGCGGTTCGCCCGAAGACCCCCTGGCGGCCCGGTACGGGGTGCCGAGCAAGACCCTGGCGCCCGTGCGCGGGCGGCCGATGGTGGAGTTCACGCTCGAGGCCCTGAAGGCCACCCCGGAGGTGGACCGCATCGTCTACGTGGGGCCCGTGCCGGCGCAGGGGCTCGTACCCGCTCCCGACGCGGTGCTGCCCGATCAGGGCAGCCTGCTGGCCAACCTGGAGTCGGGGCTGGCCGAGGCCCGAAGCGCGCGGGTGATCGTCGCCAGCGGCGACAACCCCTTCATCACGCTGGAGGCCGTGCGGGACCTGCTCGAGCGCGCCCCGGAGGCCGCGCTCGTCTACCCGATCGTTCCCAAGGCGGCGGTCGAGGCCCGCTGGCCGGGCATGCGCCGCACCTACGCCCGGCTGCGCGACGGCGTCTTCACCGGGGGGAACCTGATCCTGCTCGACAAGGCCCTCTTCGAGCGGGCGCTGCCGATGGCGCGCAAGATTGTCGCCCTGCGCAAGAAGCCGCTGGCGCTCGCCGGAACCGTGGGCTGGGGGGTGCTGCTCAAGCTGCTCCTGGGCCGGCTCACCATCGCCGACGTGGAGCGGCGGGCCGAGCAGTTGTTCGGGATGCCGATGCGGGCGCTCGTCACGAACCACGCCGAGGTGGGCGTGGACGCCGACAGCGAAGAGGACATCCGCTGGTTCGAGGGGGAGGATGCGCGTGCGAACGGTTCGTGA